The Candidatus Defluviibacterium haderslevense DNA window GCATTAAATCCTTTATCACTGATCTCTCTTTTCTGTGGCAAAAATTGACCATAAAAGCTTGGAGAGGACCACGAAGATTTTAGATTAATGTTTGTGTTTTTACCAACCGGAATGCATGAAAGGGATTGATAACCGTTAAGGTCAATGGAAAAATGAATGTCAATGCTATCCTTTTGATCTAATGATGGAAGATATCCTGAGACGCCGCTTGATAACACATCGCTACCCGATGTTCCGGAAACTAAACTAATCTGAGATTCATTACAATGAAGCATGATGGGATTTCGAATCCCAGTTAAATCAGATATACCTATGATGACGGTAGCTTTATTATAGTCTAATATCTCAGAACTGACTTTAGATTCTATTTTGTTTTTAATGTTAAAAGTAGATTTGAAATTTAAAGAACTCTTATAAAGTAAGGCTTGATAAATTCCTCTGGAACGAATTTCAGGATCCATCTGTCCACTAATATTCAACTGATCCGGCATAATGTATAAAAATCCATTTATCGAATTAATTCCCTTTTGATCCATTTTATGATATGGTATCGCAATAATGGGACCTGTGATGGTTTGTTCCTGGCCCCAACTGGAAGCTATTTCATTGCCTATTTTATTTTTATTTTGAGAACGTTCATAAACTAAACCACTTATCGCATTGGTTAACGCGAAAAGAATAATGACAAGAAAAAAAATGATAATGGATTTTACCATAAGATTTGTTCTTGAATTGAATTGCTGACTGCTGACCATTTCTATTTTCATAATAAATAAATTAAAAGTACTTTGTATTGCAAAGTTGTTAAGTAAAAAAAGATACCAAATCATTTTGAACCTAAATATTCATCATATTGGTATCATATATCCTTGATTAATTGTTCAATAGCATCGATATGTTCCTTGAACTCTTTTTTCCCTTTTTTCGTAACCTTATACGACGTGTTTGGCTTTTTATCAATAAATTGTTTGAGCACTATAAGGTATTCTGCTTTCTCTAATGCCTGAATATGGCTGGCTAAATTTCCATCACTCACTTCTAGCCATTCCTTCAATTGATTAAAACTAAGTTCTTCATGAATCATGAGCAACGCCATTATGCTTAATCGAACTCTATTTTCAAAAGCTTTATTGATTTTATGAATAAATTTTTTCATCCTTACTTTTCATATTTATAATACATGACAGCACCATAAATGATGTGCAATAATCCAAATCCGACGCCCCAAAAAACTAAACTATATCCATAAAAATAACAAGCTATTAATCCCAGAACCAATTCGCTATAGGCCAGGTATTGAATGTCAACTAATGTGTATTTACTTGCATTTAAGAGTGCCAATCCATAGAACAGGAGTGAAGCCGGTAATACCAGACCCCACAGGCCATTCATGAATAAAGCCAAACAAAATAAACACCCAACCCCAATTGGTATCATCAAACTGATCAATAATTGTTTTGAAGTATGATCCCAAATCGTTAGATTCATTTGTT harbors:
- a CDS encoding transcriptional regulator, whose amino-acid sequence is MKKFIHKINKAFENRVRLSIMALLMIHEELSFNQLKEWLEVSDGNLASHIQALEKAEYLIVLKQFIDKKPNTSYKVTKKGKKEFKEHIDAIEQLIKDI
- the creD gene encoding cell envelope integrity protein CreD — protein: MKIEMVSSQQFNSRTNLMVKSIIIFFLVIILFALTNAISGLVYERSQNKNKIGNEIASSWGQEQTITGPIIAIPYHKMDQKGINSINGFLYIMPDQLNISGQMDPEIRSRGIYQALLYKSSLNFKSTFNIKNKIESKVSSEILDYNKATVIIGISDLTGIRNPIMLHCNESQISLVSGTSGSDVLSSGVSGYLPSLDQKDSIDIHFSIDLNGYQSLSCIPVGKNTNINLKSSWSSPSFYGQFLPQKREISDKGFNADWQVLEQNRIFNSVFYDFESKIGSSGIGVRLIEPVDSYLKNERNIKYALLIICLCFMCYFFIEIFFKIRIHPIQYFLIGAALTIFYLLILSMSEHIGFNLSYFISSAVTIFIIVYYSHSFLKRIRIALIISGILSLLFGYIFIILQLEDYALIAGSIGLFIILAIIMMVTRKINYYDYEAEKISNEIKEI